From a region of the Aeoliella mucimassa genome:
- a CDS encoding NPCBM/NEW2 domain-containing protein → MSFAIRALACTIALGAMLATTAQAANQLVLTSGARTAGQVVSLNAGTLVVNSGDNTSSYGPGEWLRWQHPADCEPRPQLWLQGRTHLVAKRDWTGKVPITLNQQTATIDTASLGKITIPRKQLNCLLIEAAKEPLRSQQILAQAQQPADTDRVWLAAGDQLSGKVLSFNGVTLEFEFAGGKVPLLAKDIAAVALASTPQAPQGSRYLVGMADGSLVESTEVTLDSEQLVLTALGEWRTRKIDQLVFVQSLDESIDYLSDLQPVDFRHTPYFTGTWPLARDRALAGSPLRAGGKSYAKGLAMHSAARAVYRVPAGAKQLLADVAIDDSTHRGGSALFAVYRVNAEGVKPAYSSGVVRGGDAPRSVAVDVAGATAVVLVVDYAEDGDQQDHANWLDARFVQVAASEPPPAEPTPEPTPDATSKHEPQPLELAGLENVFQLTPRVTSGSGPATDQAFASLAEQGITTVVSVDGAKPDIDLAHKHGLRYLHIPIGYDGLSREAELALARVMQETEGRVYIHCHHGKHRGPAAAAIACLADGALDPAAAAHVLEVAGTSEKYRGLWRDVAEFAPPKPEEQLPELVETASVTGRVAAMSQIDMAFEHLTALESNEWQAPADHPDLDRAEQATLLWEGYRESQRFSEQQGEADLAKLFDPSITQAEQLRQALEQGDVAKASTLMTELKQSCATCHEGYRNNR, encoded by the coding sequence ATGAGTTTTGCTATTCGCGCGCTGGCCTGCACGATCGCACTCGGCGCAATGCTCGCGACGACCGCCCAGGCTGCGAATCAACTGGTGCTCACTTCCGGCGCTCGCACTGCTGGTCAGGTCGTATCGCTCAACGCCGGCACGCTTGTCGTCAACTCCGGCGACAACACCAGCAGCTACGGCCCCGGGGAGTGGCTCCGCTGGCAACATCCGGCCGACTGCGAACCTCGCCCGCAACTCTGGCTGCAAGGGCGAACCCATTTGGTCGCCAAACGCGACTGGACCGGCAAGGTGCCGATCACCCTCAACCAGCAGACTGCAACCATCGATACCGCTTCGCTCGGCAAGATCACCATTCCCCGCAAGCAGTTGAATTGTTTGTTGATCGAAGCCGCGAAGGAACCGCTCCGCAGCCAGCAGATTCTCGCTCAGGCGCAACAACCCGCGGATACCGATCGCGTCTGGCTGGCCGCTGGCGATCAACTCAGCGGCAAAGTGCTCTCGTTCAACGGTGTTACGCTCGAGTTCGAGTTCGCCGGCGGCAAAGTGCCGCTGTTGGCGAAAGACATCGCCGCGGTCGCGCTGGCATCGACTCCGCAGGCTCCCCAGGGCAGCCGCTATTTGGTCGGCATGGCCGATGGATCGCTCGTAGAATCCACCGAGGTCACGCTCGATAGCGAACAACTGGTGCTCACCGCGCTTGGCGAATGGCGCACGCGCAAGATCGACCAGTTGGTCTTCGTGCAGTCGCTCGACGAGTCGATCGATTACCTCAGCGATCTGCAGCCGGTCGACTTTCGCCACACGCCCTACTTCACTGGTACCTGGCCGCTGGCGCGCGACCGAGCGCTCGCTGGTTCGCCGCTTCGTGCGGGGGGCAAGTCGTACGCCAAGGGGCTGGCCATGCACTCGGCCGCCCGCGCGGTGTATCGGGTGCCGGCCGGGGCGAAGCAGTTGCTCGCCGACGTGGCCATCGACGACTCCACCCACCGCGGCGGTAGCGCCCTGTTTGCGGTGTATCGTGTGAACGCCGAAGGGGTGAAGCCCGCGTACAGTTCCGGCGTCGTCCGCGGCGGCGATGCTCCTCGTTCGGTTGCCGTCGATGTCGCCGGTGCAACGGCCGTGGTACTGGTGGTCGACTACGCCGAGGATGGCGACCAGCAGGATCACGCCAACTGGCTCGACGCGAGGTTCGTGCAAGTCGCAGCGAGCGAGCCGCCGCCAGCCGAACCCACGCCCGAGCCCACGCCCGACGCGACCAGCAAGCACGAACCCCAACCGCTCGAACTGGCCGGGCTCGAGAACGTGTTTCAACTCACTCCCCGAGTCACCAGCGGTAGCGGACCAGCGACCGACCAGGCGTTTGCCTCGCTGGCCGAGCAGGGGATCACAACCGTGGTGAGTGTCGACGGGGCGAAGCCCGACATCGACCTCGCCCACAAGCATGGGCTGCGTTACCTCCACATTCCGATCGGCTACGACGGGCTCTCGCGCGAGGCCGAGCTGGCCCTCGCCCGCGTGATGCAGGAGACCGAGGGCCGCGTGTACATTCATTGCCATCATGGCAAGCATCGCGGGCCAGCGGCGGCGGCGATTGCCTGCCTTGCCGATGGTGCGCTCGACCCGGCGGCCGCCGCCCATGTGCTCGAGGTCGCCGGCACCAGCGAGAAGTACCGCGGGCTCTGGCGCGATGTGGCCGAGTTCGCCCCGCCGAAGCCGGAGGAACAACTCCCCGAACTGGTCGAAACTGCCAGCGTCACCGGGCGCGTCGCGGCGATGTCGCAAATCGACATGGCCTTCGAGCACCTGACCGCGCTCGAGTCGAACGAGTGGCAAGCCCCGGCCGACCACCCCGACCTTGACCGCGCCGAACAAGCCACGCTGCTCTGGGAAGGCTACCGCGAGTCGCAACGCTTCAGCGAGCAACAAGGCGAAGCCGACCTCGCGAAGCTCTTCGACCCATCGATCACCCAAGCCGAACAACTCCGCCAGGCCCTCGAACAAGGCGACGTCGCCAAAGCCAGCACGCTGATGACCGAACTAAAACAATCGTGCGCGACGTGTCACGAGGGGTATCGGAATAATCGGTAG
- a CDS encoding leucine-rich repeat domain-containing protein, with amino-acid sequence MPKLQFSMRWLLLAMTIAAVTVAYISLERSKYIYQDRALQELQRLTDCRVADEVEAGSPSVLGWFVSKDKFHRVLTARIGNVGEPIYPPGFLEQHLKEMPWLRAVDARWTDLDDRHVQEIVKAVPQVEHLLLFDVDVSDAGCRELSKLDSLLTLGIGEGVRSGPPPHLTPQCVIEVAKVRSLRKLIISLPDLTSKELSPLAGLTHLEVLDVSWSRVDDLAIPTLTQLRRLKRLDISETDVTAEGLHRLKQQMPGVEIVWGRMSS; translated from the coding sequence ATGCCTAAACTGCAATTCTCCATGCGATGGCTTCTTTTGGCCATGACGATTGCTGCAGTCACTGTAGCTTACATCAGCTTGGAACGGTCCAAGTATATCTACCAAGATCGTGCCTTACAGGAATTGCAGAGGCTCACCGATTGTAGAGTTGCAGATGAGGTAGAAGCGGGAAGTCCTAGCGTTCTAGGTTGGTTTGTCTCCAAGGATAAGTTTCATCGTGTGCTGACCGCTCGGATTGGCAATGTGGGAGAACCGATTTACCCACCCGGTTTTTTAGAACAGCATCTCAAAGAGATGCCGTGGCTGAGAGCGGTTGATGCTAGATGGACGGACTTAGACGACCGCCATGTACAGGAGATCGTAAAGGCGGTACCTCAGGTAGAGCATCTTTTGCTGTTCGATGTAGACGTCTCCGATGCTGGTTGTAGAGAGCTCAGTAAACTGGATAGTCTGCTAACGCTGGGGATTGGGGAGGGGGTAAGGAGTGGGCCCCCTCCGCACTTGACTCCTCAATGCGTGATTGAAGTTGCTAAGGTGCGGTCGCTGCGAAAACTGATTATTAGTCTTCCCGATCTTACTTCAAAAGAATTATCACCGCTCGCAGGCTTAACCCATTTGGAAGTCTTGGATGTATCATGGAGTCGTGTCGACGATCTTGCGATCCCGACGCTGACCCAATTGAGGCGTCTGAAGAGATTAGACATTTCGGAAACTGATGTCACAGCGGAAGGGCTCCATCGTCTAAAGCAGCAGATGCCTGGCGTTGAGATCGTTTGGGGGCGAATGTCGTCTTGA